The genomic segment ccacacggggagatagcgacgcgtttgcggtcgccgcgaccggcgcaggcgacagttttgtatgggcgcctatgtaaaaacgcctgtgctaaccacacgaggcgatgcgcttttcaacagtcgcctgaaaatgcctcgccaggctttttcaggcgactgttgaaaagcgcatcgcctcgtgtggttagcacaggcgtttttacataggcgcccatacaaaactgtcgcctgcgccggtcgctatctccccgtgtggaatagccctaatagtgtttctgaagcaaacacggaagttttactagtgcagggcaacactgcattatatttgtatcactttaaaacactttcatttgataatgttacttttcctttaagaagcagCAAGTTGACTCATACAACTCTTGCATTATGGTTTTCTTGAAATATATATgactaaaaaaaatcagatattctTCCTCAAACTAACTGGCTGAAGCCAAAGggtaaacatatttaaaggaattaaaaCTGTTGCTTCCCCCCTTAGTGGTCTCTTCCTCAATTGGGAGAATTAAGAAGAAGgggagaaatgctgcacattatattttgggattCTAAATCAGTCCAGAGAAACCACAGTCATTTATTAGATAAGCTATGTGCCTCCAAATAtccccccagtagctccccagcttcttttctgctgattcccagcacatgctctgtgctggcTGACAGTTATCTAAGCTCAGGGAGTGACACACACTATCCTGTTTATATAGAATAAAATTCTTTCAGGATACAATTCTGATTAGTAGTTAATTCAGATTccacatgacagcacagaaaccagtgcaaatggCATCACAATTTATTAATCAGTCACAAAGCAACagtttctattgctttattatttcaTTACTGTTATAGCGACGCTGAAGGCTTATGcattaagctcagtatataatatatactttaagATACTTGTCCCCTGCTAGAGTAATGTTTCTCTTGGTAGGCTAGCAAAGATGTTCCtgcatgtacatactgtataaaaaacaTGCGTGTGTACAAAGTCACCTCTTTGGTTAGACTGTTTAAGTGCCTAGGATATGCATCAGAATGAAATATCACCCCATTTCTGCCACTGGGAAGATACAGACATCCACTGGCAATAATGGGTGCTAAAGCCTGCAGAATGAGCCAAAGTATGGAACAGTATAAGTATCACAGGCAAATAAACATGGCACATCCCATTCAAACCCAGCAGAAAAGATGTGTGTTTAACTTTTAATAGATACATGACCAGTTTCAGACATAAGACGCCcataataaacatttattgtgGTATCTAATAGGGAGGCATAGTGGCTCAGTGGTTGGCACTGCTGTCTGGGGCCCTAAGTTTAATTCCGACAAGGCCATTATGTGCCATGTGTGAATCTACTCTGATTTCTTCCCACGCTCCAAAATATACAGGTAGGTTAACTGACATCTATTGAAATTGCCCTATGTTTCTGTTGTGCTTCTCTCTGTTTCCTTATATGGAAGCCATTGGGATGCCTTATTATTATTCTTACCATGCATTAAAATGTGCTGACATATTCTAAATTCCAATATGTTCTACCATATGTGCTAGTTTCTCTAGTTCACCCCTGTAACTTTAAATCTAATGGGACAGAGGTGGATGCTGAATTCAGAAAAATTAGATCAAGACCTATAAATTGCCATTTTCTTACCAATTTCCATCCTGGGCTCCTCTGTTATTTCTTTGGCAACTTCTCTATTGTGGTAAGTGTTGGCTATAGCTGTATCTCCAAGCtttatattttcttctacaaTTTCAActacagaaagaaataaaaacaggatACAATCAGTGCATCAGGatattataattgaaaaaaaataatccatCAATGCATTGACCGTGATTACAGTTATTGTTGGATTCATTTATGCTATGACACAAAGTCACATTGGTAtgcatatatatgatataattagCAAGTGTACCATCCTTTGCCTTCTCTTCTTCAGTAACCAGTTGTTGGCCTTCACACTGTATGTGTTGCTCTTCATCAACTGGGTCTTGGATCCCAGAGTCACATCCCAATGTTCCACACAGAATGTCTTCAGCTGGTGCTGCCATTTCATCAATAATATCAGTTATCTGCACTTGCTTTACTTCTAAGCATAGATCTCCATTGTGGTCAGAAATCAATGTTTCATCCATGGTTATTCCTCGGAGAATAATGATGGTATCCCAAAATGGCaccaaattctgcactgaatgtTGGTTTAACAGCCAACCCTGGTCAGGACTAATACAATAGGATTACAATACCATTATGGGTGGGTTTGCCAAATGTTTAGTGGTATTCCCTTTTCAGAGGTCCGTTCCTTTCTGCTTGCTGGCATTCTTTGTGAACAGTGACAGCCAAATTCTCTTTCTTATAAATAAACAAGAGGAATGAGCGTGCTGTCTGTGCAAGCTGACCATAAATGCTATGCATATTTCAGGCCAATGGTGACAGAGATATTGTATTCTTCAAATAATGGCTCTTTGTGTATTTAGCACAAACAGCCACAATGATTGTTCTTTAATCTGTAATCCCTAGCAAGTGACcacattttgcaacaaaaaagaTTAAAATCTACACTGGGGAGTTTGTTTGTATAATCCATGGAATTAAGTAATTAGCAAGAGGCTTCTCAGCTAATCATTTGTGCACCCTTCATATCAAACTTGTGATCGAGATCAGGTATTTTTATATCTGAGTCATGTCCGAGAGAATTATTAAATACAAGCTATGTTTTTTAGAGCTGAATTATTTTTGAGCTAAACAAAAAATTGTTGAAGCAACTGAGCACTAGAGCATCAACAGTAGAATATATAATTTTCCATCATACCacttcaaacattttaaaaagaatgaTGTCATGTTGACGGCAAAGATGGTGTAATAAAATTCAGATTGTTCCAGCTAACTAGGAGTGCTGGCTTCTTGAATATAGAAGTGGCTGAAAATGAAGAAACAGGTATCATTGGCTTTGTAAATGCTCCCTTTTTTGGTTCTTTTTACATTCATCTATTTTGAtagacagtaacaccaaaaaataaatgtactgttgctatgcattggtaaaagttgtgtttttgcttcacaaagacaactatagtttatataaacaagttgctgtgtagccatggggacagccattcaagcttataaaaggagaaaaggcacaggttacttagttgataactatagtagtgtttctaaagcaaacacaccagttgtactagcgcagggaaacagtacattatattttaattactttaaaacgattacattttttttgtgttactcaATGTTCCTCAGTGATGTAACTAatttttactgggccccacagcaaatacattttacatgtccagatgttgtcctgttttaccaatatatgttgaaatttctcattaatcATGGCCTCATCGTGCACCATATAcctcctcctgggccccctgcagccgcagggtttgCTTTCTCTGTGGTTATGCccctgctgttcctttaaagcagtaaAGTAGAACAGTATACCCAGGGCAACTCAAGCAGGAATTTGCCTGTGTTCTATTCATGGTATTTCTTCACAAAACAAGTTTCAGTTGCACTTAATACATGCAACAAACAAAAGATAATTCCCTTGAAAACAGATTGGTTGAATCTTAGTCTTCATATTTAAAATGCTTCCCTTTGTCCACTATTAGAGCAAAATAATTCCAGAGAATTATGAAGAATGCTCTTACAATCTCTTacaatactaaattgtgcagaactataagttccatgcaggatgctgccactttgcaaagtggtttgtctaaactggaaaactgggcagcaaactggaaaatgaggttcaatgttgataaatgcaaggttatgcactttggcaaaaataatataaatgcaaataaaacactaaatggcagtgtgttgggagtttccttaaatgagaatgatctaggggtctttgtagataacacgttgtctaatttctgggcagtgtcattctgtggctactaaagcaaataaagttctgtcttgcataaaaaagggcattaactcaagggatgaaaacataattatgcctctttataggtccctggtaaggcctcatctggagtatgcagtgcagttttggactccagtccttaagagggatattaatgagctggagagagtgcagagacgtgcaactaaattggttagagcgacggaagacttaaattatgagggtagactgtcaaggttggggttgttttctctggaaaaaaggctcttgcgaggggacatgattacactttacaagtacattagaggacattatagacaaatggcaggggacctttttacccataaagaggatcaccgtaccagaggccacccctttagactagaagaaaagaaatttcatttgaagcaatgtagggggttcttcacagtcaggacagtgaggttgtggaatgcactgccgggtgatgttgtgatggctgattcagttaatgcctttaagaatggcttggatgattttttggacagacataatatcaaaggctattgtgatactaaactctatagttagtataggtatgggtatatagaaatttaattaaaagtagggaggggtgtgtgtatggatgctgggttttcatttggaggggttgatcttgatggactttgtcttttttcaacccaatttaactatgtaactatgtaactatgtaatacaaTTTTGGTATTCCGAAAAACAGCACAAACCCCTTCTCCGCTTTCTACTTTCTCTTGGACAGAGAATTTACTTGGAGCCCCCACTCCTTTATTACAGATAATTTCAGCACCAGCATTGGTCTTTTCAGCCTGAGTGAACACAGCCTCTATTATCCTCTACATCTGCTGTGACTATTAGAGCATTCTTTGATACACCTTCACTCAAGGGCCTTTCCACTTTGACCCTCAAGGGCCTTTCCATACAGTGAGTTCTTTTCAGTTTATAACCAGCAAAGGCAATTCACGTATAAaggtgtgctttagatatttaaactttaaatatttaaattttattaggTTATTCccccaattttatttattttattttagtgggAATTATGCATCCTGTGAGTCACTAATAACTAGTATGAGTCTTTCAGCTGCAGAATTTGACTAGGGTAGAAGTGGACCAGCAGGAAAACATAGTCattcttattttccttttttctgttcaaGTATAATTACAATGTCTGTTCTAAACTCATTTCTTCTCTATGTAAGAGGTTCAGTGCTaaggaaactgtgcttaaaggagaaggaaagccacagagacattttattgccaatagctgcaatagtgcaagctagaatactatatttattctgtagactattttaccatacctgagtaaaaagctctagaagctctctgtttgtttaggatagcagctgccatattagcttggtgtgaaatcacttcctgcctgagtctctccctgctcacttatagctctgggctcagattacagcagagagggggggggaagaagagcaaactgagcatgctcatgcccgggagctgaaaacaggaagtctgatacagaagccctaTTGGACctctgcctggatattgactacgATTACGCCTGATcctatttgtaccgcgaacttggactttaacccctaagcttcctccttggtccagactactcctgctgggagccgataggccccctgcaagtacacaatagaaggaaagaaatgcagtgtttcttttgacagagtacTCAGAgcagccaggcccagatttgtggagaggccaccaaggcccgggcctagggtggcaggattttagggggtggcatgctgcccaaccacatccacattggttcagaaacactggggattcaGAGGAGATACCATcgtatttttaaattttctgtgcgccaatctccattgctctggtcccaatgaaaatttgagtgaataaaagggaggggacaggggcgatgaacgagagcaggcctaggggcacccggtatgtaaatctgtccctgagagcagcattactttgagggtttactggtatatttaggtggacctttctgataaggtttacttacttttaacacttctcctttaaagctgccaactccagttgcaggaacaaataaCATGGAGCCATGTTTACACTGATGAGCtggaattctcattggaggattattttgcattttaatggggAAAAGTTTTAGCATGCAATGTAGCTTTACGTATGTAACCCTGATGATGCTGGACTACAGGTTTAGCCATTGATATCATCTTAAAGTGTGCACCTGTCTGTAATTTCAGCAGTTATAGGTCATGGTGTCCTGATGTGTGGTGGGATTTCTGTAGCACTACACTGTGGGTAATTGCAAACTTTAAAAACTAATATAGTTTAAAATCTTTCTATATTCCTACATACTGCAGACAGTTGCAAAACCAATTACACTTTCTGTATAGTATGTGTGTTTCCTTTTCAGTAGATAGGTGCAAAGAATAGATCTTGCGTTTTTGTCTCGGCCACATCCTGTTTTGAACAGTAAAAGACGTACCAGCTTGTGTGGGTTTTATTCAAAGGAATGGATCATTTACCAGCTAAGGTAAAACtgaattatattcattttttgttaAGGTGTGTCAATTTTGGGTTTATTATTAACATCATCTGCCGCCCTTATCATTAATCAGGGAAAATCCTACAGTTGAATatagaaaacattcaaattcCGGATCATTCTTGTATGATGAAATATGAAGTTTATATATTTCTGATGATCTTGGACACTATAATGTTGTTCTAGTTATTCACATTAACCAATCATATGTTTTACTTTTAAACTGCAACAATTGTATAAAACCGAGAATAAAGATTCAAGTGTAAAGATAGCAGGTAGGATCCTCACCAGAGGAGACTCTTGCACTAACTGGGATGACGGTCCTTAAGgaatcagaaacatttttattgtgcaataCTGCTTTAAGAATCTATAATTAAGGTTTATGGACAACAGTCCCCATTATTTAACTCCCCAAACAAAcccatattttgtttatttgaagtaaaattgtCCAGATCTGTCACAATACCATTGCACTTCACTTGCAtgttacttagccttggagtgctccctcAACCCCCTTTTGTGTATTTTAGCAGAGTTCTGCTTTAAGAATGGCCAAACTTCCATATGGTTGTTCCATCCCCCCCTTCCTTTTAATGGTAGTCTTGTGTGTTGGTCATGAAGATCCCTACCACATAAAAGCTGCAAATGGGAAAAGATCAACCAATGCAGTAACCCCCCTTGGGGTCCACTGAGTTGTGATCAAGTTATATCATGGGTGAAGTACCAGGGACCTCAATCACCTTGTGGGACCACTGCCCAAGTAATGCAATCATGCAGGGTGGTGCCAGCCTATTAAAAAATATGAGCAAAGGTCATCtgatgcaaatttaaaaaaaactttcttcagTTCCGACCATTCTTGCTCGGAGTATTCTTTGCCACACTTTCTTGCCCAGTGTATGGGCATCTCGAGAACCAAAGTTCCAATACTTTGAGATTGTCCAACCTAGAGGGCCCAGAAGCAGTGAATGGAGAGTTGAAAACAGCTCGTAGCTTTCCCAGATAATCGTAAAGTTCGACCGTTTAGGATGAATATGCATACTGTCCTTTATAGCAGTTTGAGTAATGCAGAAGTGTTTTCATATGGCTGTAACCTTGGTATAAGCTGAGAGATGAACATAGAGGCATGAACCCCAAACGTCTAAAGCAGCTGCTTCATAAAGTGGTTGTATTTTTTAACCTTACAGAGGGTTGATAAGGTTACAGTTTTATTTAGACAAAAGACTGGTCTGCCAATGCCTCCTATAAATGGCAACTCCCTCCTACTGGACTCTGTACTATCTGACTATCTGACTATCTACAGCATGTTTATCATAAACGTTGAGCATCAGTCCATATATGGGTTATTGTCGTGTTAATCTAGGACTTTAACATCCCATAGACCTCCAGATCTTGTTAAAATGTaatctccaaaataaaaaaatgctaggCATATATGCAATGAAAGATACATAATACCATCCTTTCATTTAATAAGGTTTAttgaaaaaagttgtgtttaatGACTgtctatatacaaaataaataaatattgcagaGCTGCTATATAAAGGTCATATACACATAGCAGTACACCTTTGTATTAGTCAGTTTACAGTCATGTCATTATTGTGATAACTGTCCTTTTAGTCCATTACTCCCATTTGGTCAGTtctctttttaaaatgaaatcatcTAAATTAATGCTACCAGACCTCATTAACAGAACAATGAGTGAATGTCAGACTGGGCTCTCTTCTTCCTCTACTGATCTATGCAAACCAGGGATGAACTTTAAGAAATGCTTCCTAATGCTCCCTCTTCTGCTCTTCCTTGGCAAAGTCCCAAAGAAATTTGAAATGCTCAATGTGTCCCAGTTTGGCGACATGGATTCACTTCCGCTACTCGTCACGCTGATGCTCCTGTGACGGCTCAGTGAAGACCTTTTAAAGGAGATCCCATTTGGCTTCCCATAAAAAGTGTCCTCTTCTATACTAGATTGGCGGCTGAAACCTTCACTAGCCGAGTCTTCATCAAAAACAGACATCTGCCACAAGTAATCATCACTGGAGTCAGTCATGAAACTTAGACGACTTTTGCAACTGCTCCCACTCGAAACTCTGTGCTTATTCAGGAATGAATTTGATGCTGTGGGACTTTCAAACATCTTAGACTGAAGGGTGTCCATTGCTTCTTGTATTTTTTGTTCATCTACTGTTCCTGTTAAAATTATAGTTTGGATAAATTAAAATATGGTATTGATGAGTCATGCTTATTAACCAAGCTTTAGAACTGTAGTGCTAAAAACTCCAGCCATCCCCTCCATCAGAATATACTTGTTAGACCAGCTGATTGTGGTTGGCTTAAAAGGATACTAAACCCAGCTGTACAGCAGTGCCACTTTGCAcccctagttctctatagaagttGATACAAAACTtaattacacatagaaaataattcaCCACTGAGAATTTTACTGACCAAAATGTTACCAGTGAGAATGCTGACTACCAGCgctatgtcaggcatcttgctgttatctaatCATACAGTCATTGTTATGTCAATTTagcttcattatattacattatggaTTCCATTTAATTTCCATGTATGCATAGGGCATAGGGCAGCTTAGTCTGATATCACTGGAAATGTGGCTGGAGCTAATGGTTCTACCTGGGCATAGCTGCAGGCAGCACAATTCACCTGGAAAATAATAGTATACAATTGCCCTTAATACAAGAATACAATTATACTGGGAACTGGGGGATGACTATGCATGATTTTAGATTTTAGACTTAGTTACCATAAATGATTTGCTGCTCTTTCCTCAGTACTGTTCTCATCTCGGCCCATTTCTCACGGAAATCTTGCTGTTAATTACAAACATGTAA from the Xenopus laevis strain J_2021 chromosome 9_10L, Xenopus_laevis_v10.1, whole genome shotgun sequence genome contains:
- the cytip.L gene encoding cytohesin-interacting protein is translated as MSSKSHKNEDVCRSNLDNLNKIGTHSQQLCNNEMNGKRSHFLARALATLPRGHKQVAMTRSNSLIDSSGIGPQRRLLVAVKQDNETFGFEIQTYKLQHQNVHAYEMCTYVCRVHENSPSSRAGLKIGDMLKIVNGVSTDGFSHQETVDLIRSSGNYLRIEAVNGTRIRRSELEAKLLFLKQDFREKWAEMRTVLRKEQQIIYGTVDEQKIQEAMDTLQSKMFESPTASNSFLNKHRVSSGSSCKSRLSFMTDSSDDYLWQMSVFDEDSASEGFSRQSSIEEDTFYGKPNGISFKRSSLSRHRSISVTSSGSESMSPNWDTLSISNFFGTLPRKSRRGSIRKHFLKFIPGLHRSVEEEESPV